The Mixophyes fleayi isolate aMixFle1 chromosome 1, aMixFle1.hap1, whole genome shotgun sequence genome includes a region encoding these proteins:
- the C2CD4C gene encoding C2 calcium-dependent domain-containing protein 4C translates to MWLLERIRGTVDHSGGRQTGESGDKQSKGGSYSNVLTPDKIPDFFIPPKLSSIPAEGGGAEGASAGDGVQSKPNIGTSASEQNLSGRRPQRSPRLPTKAASESRNLVKAANRHIIQIESADEWASEEDLGTNADPQSQNAMSLPYVPKAQTSYGFVTLMESPHTRRKESLFHSEQGSLSPCPSQSSSPSSQRRSGTEGGGGSQLNPSDFGMSLMNPYRYFSGGESDTCSSAESSPFSSPLLSRSVSLLKIFTPDPQSKLIKLKHSVARNSSLSTDECSSADTSPSMPRRRVRGARGTGIGSGQHPNDLLQKEHNVGLSKGGSMRLAAEYDQSNARLRVRLIAAEHLFDKICDLKGVNCCVVLYLNPGKVHRQRSTIIKNSRNPVFNEDFFFDGLVAGSVKKMSLKLKVLNKGSSLKRDTLLGEKEIPLTALLPFI, encoded by the coding sequence ATGTGGCTGTTGGAGAGGATCCGAGGCACAGTGGACCACAGCGGTGGACGACAGACAGGAGAATCTGGTGACAAACAGTCCAAGGGTGGATCTTACAGCAATGTTCTGACCCCGGACAAGATTCCTGATTTTTTCATCCCCCCAAAACTTAGTAGTATCCCAGCTGAAGGGGGAGGAGCGGAAGGCGCCTCGGCAGGAGATGGAGTACAGTCCAAACCCAACATAGGCACCTCTGCTTCTGAGCAAAATTTGTCAGGGAGACGTCCTCAGCGCAGCCCCCGTCTACCAACCAAAGCTGCTTCTGAGAGCCGAAACCTTGTAAAAGCTGCAAACCGCCACATCATTCAGATTGAAAGTGCCGATGAATGGGCTTCAGAAGAAGACTTGGGCACCAATGCAGATCCACAATCTCAGAATGCCATGTCTCTCCCATATGTACCGAAGGCTCAAACATCATATGGGTTTGTGACACTGATGGAGAGTCCACATACCAGGCGAAAGGAGTCGCTCTTTCACAGTGAGCAGGGGTCTCTTTCACCATGTCCATCACAATCCAGTTCTCCCAGTTCTCAGAGACGGAGTGgaacagaaggaggaggaggatcaCAGCTGAACCCTTCAGACTTTGGAATGTCCTTGATGAATCCCTACAGGTATTTCAGTGGTGGTGAAAGTGATACCTGCTCTTCGGCTGAGTCCTCACCATTCAGCTCACCATTACTTTCCCGCTCAGTATCTCTACTGAAGATCTTCACTCCAGACCCACAATCAAAGCTTATCAAGCTCAAACACTCGGTTGCTCGAAACAGTTCACTATCCACAGATGAGTGCAGTTCAGCAGAcactagtcccagcatgcccagaagAAGGGTACGAGGTGCCAGGGGAACTGGCATAGGCTCTGGGCAGCATCCCAATGACCTTCTACAGAAGGAACACAATGTAGGACTCAGTAAAGGAGGCAGTATGAGATTAGCAGCAGAGTATGACCAATCAAATGCCCGTCTTAGAGTTCGGTTAATTGCAGCAGAGCACCTCTTTGACAAAATCTGCGACTTAAAGGGAGTAaactgctgtgtggttctctatctGAATCCTGGTAAGGTTCACCGTCAGAGAAGCACCATTATTAAGAACAGCCGGAACCCCGTCTTtaatgaggattttttttttgatggATTGGTGGCTGGAAGCGTTAAAAAGATGTCACTTAAACTGAAAGTGCTGAACAAGGGCAGCAGCCTTAAAAGAGACACACTGCTTGGAGAGAAGGAGATCCCACTGACTGCACTTTTACCCTTTATTTAA